From a region of the Oncorhynchus mykiss isolate Arlee chromosome 32, USDA_OmykA_1.1, whole genome shotgun sequence genome:
- the LOC110489255 gene encoding zinc finger MYM-type protein 4 isoform X2 — protein sequence MAESQKADQSEHTGEPNKEMKQPSQAGASVDSVGPGASRNNAPTASADGNSGDDATNAVSASTSTIDGAGDAGNSETVKESYVENSKTVEEIITDALLTVGEMASEEDSQRERETASVDGSQTEREPGSVDASQTEREPGSVDASQTEGETDRVDASQTEGETDRVDASQTEGETASVDASQTEGETASVDASQAEGETASVDASQAEGETASVDASQAEGETASVDASQAEGETASVDASQAEGETASVDPSQAEGETASVDPSQAEGETASVDPSQAEGETASVDASQAEGETASVDASQAEGETASVDASQAEGETASVDASQTEREAASVDASQTERETASVDASQTERETASVDASQTERETASVDASQTETATASVDASQTETASADGSQKERKTASVDASETDSADASQTERETASVDASQTERETASADASQAVGETVGSDPPQTVEETGNTNTSQTNGGTDSTYIPLDMGVVDADDEMEVNDIKVEEEQMQEEHNLEGMPVITAVEEGSDMDAFSSNSLDHGDEVEKMDTGTDALTEKQREKPSKTGQVDNTDSMPSIVDTEDTEQPAEQTSFVEAGGSSPPMEGDHSEDVKPFHPSPTSSEAFLPQNSKGSDSPAGLENGVTGQPVKVVDSAQPTAEPVSTSVDTLSMVNVKDEPVDEEYDQALAPVVLTEGIKDEPDAAEELKISNVFSVGGAPTPIATSIPVTSLSKTVMPPLTPAASSIPPLMPMAMRVACSACNKVLLKGQTAYQRKGSSDLFCSTSCLTSYSPPSVVKTTAPCPAKKPCHYCLKEIANPKDVITAPVDTMGTVKDFCSQTCLSSFNFKRNSAVSTLSSSLSTMTGAVKCSMCKKACISKHEVIFQGSMHRLCSEVCFTRFRSTNKLSMNSCQSCNNYCYGKVTVLVMQGVNKTFCSAGCVTTFKQKAKKSVACTMCRNFRAPVEMVDSADSDGKLEMFCSTGCVTAHKVQTVSSSGAQVECNTCGQKTVPSFHLAMSDGSIRNFCTMNCVVTFQDQFNKSNSQSQMNVTPGTGTTAPPAAPGQTRDRGSQGTRLPCFQCHRLFSSKPELIQFKDKMVFLCSVNCSEEYRKINYEMARCEYCKIEKPAKEVKRINNRDYTFCSEGCKLLYKHDLTKRWGKHCRTCAYCASTAQEAVTGQYGGKVEEFCSDECKSHYTLLFCQVAKCDACERQGKLIETLPMLGEVKHFCNLQCLLDFCSLQTQGKPQGQKVAISIAQSPSSTTTATSVSDPVIANVVSLASSPIGQPNYTTALQGTVPRRHVKYVGNASTQTQAPRAPPPKVQKNKALLCKPMVQNKGIMCKPNFTTSGCQTDDNFPKVIVVPVPVPVYVPVPMNLYTQYAPQPVGLPIPLPVPMFLPVTLDNAERIVETIQDIKEKIPSDPFEADLILMAEMVAEEGREKSPQRPPERPAPAVQDDQGSTYSGDLDTEELSNFLTSWHDEPPPTPGVSSRHSRPYAHETLRPIMDIHTPITPPPPIMDIEADFPVQTLELMAHWRDQERDRSPSPPPSPPRRRARRKARDGLPQKKKRRKSKAAETASVVASLGEAQSDVVPGEPPKLQHMYGVDAWKRWVQWSKTQPDLEKPRFGSRPMEIKEDVLKCTTAELGYGLCRFICEVKRPNGESYSQDSLFYLCLGIQQYLFQNGRMENIFTDLFYGKFTLEITKLLKGFKPTITASGYLHSRVEEEYLWDCKQLGAYSPIVLLNTLLFFCTKFFQFKTVAQHRQLSFAHVMRCTKSIHDNTKSNFLRFYPPIPKKDLATETAADVDGVAAKRKRDDEEKEEVLEMMENSENPLRCPVRLYEFYLSKCSDSVKQRTNVFFLLPERSCVPNSPMWFSSQGLDDHTLDTMLTRILTVREIHLGDPQRNKPQSKDPEWVPDQHDDNSD from the exons ATGGCTGAATCACAGAAAGCGGACCAGTCAGAG CATACAGGCGAGCCAAACAAGGAGATGAAGCAGCCATCTCAGGCAGGAGCATCAGTGGATTCTGTGGGCCCAGGAGCATCACGCAACAACGCACCAACAGCCTCGGCAGATGGAAACAGTGGGGATGATGCTACCAATGCAGTCAGTGCAAGTACCTCAACCATAGACGGGGCAGGGGATGCTGGTAATTCAGAAACTGTGAAGGAATCCTATGTAGAGAATTCAAAGACAGTGGAAGAAATTATAACAGATGCCTTGCTGACTGTGGGAGAAATGGCCAGTGAAGAGGattcacagagagaaagagaaacagccAGTGTAGATGGTTCACAGACGGAAAGAGAACCAGGCAGTGTAGATGCTTCACAGACGGAAAGAGAACCAGGCAGTGTAGATGCTTCACAGACAGAAGGAGAAACGGACCGTGTGGATGCTTCACAGACGGAAGGAGAAACAGACCGTGTGGATGCTTCACAGACGGAAGGAGAAACAGCCAGTGTGGATGCTTCACAGACGGAAGGAGAAACGGCCAGTGTGGATGCTTCACAGGCGGAAGGAGAAACGGCCAGTGTGGATGCTTCACAGGCGGAAGGAGAAACGGCCAGTGTGGATGCTTCACAGGCGGAAGGAGAAACGGCCAGTGTGGATGCTTCACAGGCGGAAGGAGAAACGGCCAGCGTGGATGCTTCACAGGCGGAAGGAGAAACGGCCAGCGTGGATCCTTCACAGGCGGAAGGAGAAACGGCCAGCGTGGATCCTTCCCAGGCGGAAGGAGAAACGGCCAGCGTGGATCCTTCCCAGGCGGAAGGAGAAACGGCCAGCGTGGATGCTTCACAGGCGGAAGGAGAAACGGCTAGCGTGGATGCTTCACAGGCGGAAGGAGAAACGGCTAGCGTGGATGCTTCACAGGCGGAAGGAGAAACGGCCAGCGTGGATGCTTCACAGACGGAAAGAGAAGCGGCCAGCGTGGATGCTTCACAGACGGAAAGAGAAACGGCCAGCGTGGATGCTTCACAGACGGAAAGAGAAACGGCCAGCGTGGATGCTTCACAGACGGAAAGAGAAACGGCCAGCGTGGATGCTTCACAGACTGAAACAGCAACGGCCAGCGTGGATGCTTCACAGACTGAAACAGCAAGTGCAGATGGTTCACAGAAGGAAAGAAAAACAGCCAGCGTAGATGCTTCAGAAACAGACAGTGCAGACGCTTCACAGACGGAAAGAGAAACGGCCAGCGTGGATGCTTCACAGACGGAAAGAGAAACAGCCAGTGCGGATGCTTCGCAGGCAGTCGGAGAAACCGTTGGCTCAGATCCACCCCAGACTGTGGAAGAAACAGGCAATACAAATACTTCACAAACTAATGGTGGAACAGACAGCACATACATACCTCTGGACATGGGAGTGGTGGATGCTGATGATGAGATGGAGGTCAATGATATCAAAGTGGAGGAGGAACAGATGCAGGAGGAACACAACTTGGAGGGGATGCCTGTGATAACTGCTGTGGAAGAGGGAAGCGACATGGACGCTTTTAGCAGCAACTCCCTGGATCATGGGGATGAAGTGGAGAAGATGGACACCGGGACAGATGCACTGACAGAGAAGCAACGAGAGAAGCCCAGTAAGACCGGGCAAGTGGACAACACTGATTCCATGCCTTCTATTGTGGATACAG AGGACACCGAGCAACCTGCTGAGCAGACCAGCTTTGTGGAGGCTGGCGGCTCGTCTCCACCTATGGAGGGGGACCATTCTGAAGATGTCAAACCATTTCACCCCAGTCCCACCTCTAGCGAAGCTTTTCTCCCACAGAACAGTAAAG GCTCTGACAGTCCTGCAGGGCTGGAGAATGGAGTGACAGGACAGCCAGTCAAAGTTGTGGAT TCTGCCCAGCCGACAGCAGAGCCTGTGTCCACCAGCGTTGACACCCTCTCCATGGTGAATGTGAAGGATGAGCCAGTAGATGAGGAGTATGACCAGGCCCTGGCTCCAGTCGTCCTCACAGAGGGcatcaaggatgaaccagacgcaGCGGAG GAGTTGAAAATCAGTAACGTCTTCTCTGTGGGCGGCGCCCCTACCCCAATCG CCACATCCATACCAGTGACCTCCCTCTCCAAGACTGTAATGCCTCCCTTGACCCCGGCcgcctcctccatccctccgctGATGCCCATGGCTATGCGGGTGGCCTGCTCGGCCTGTAACAAGGTGTTACTGAAGGGCCAAACAGCCTACCAGAGGAAGGGCTCCTCGGACCTCTTCTGCTCCACGTCCTGCCTCACCTCCTATAGTCCACCGTCTGTCGTCAAGACGACTGCCCCATGCCCAGCCAAGAAACCCTGCCACTACTGCCTCAA GGAGATTGCAAACCCCAAGGACGTGATCACAGCTCCTGTGGACACCATGGGCACGGTGAAGGACTTCTGTAGCCAGACCTGCCTCTCCTCCTTCAACTTCAAGAGGAACTCTGccgtctccaccctctcctcctccctctccaccatGACTGGGGCCGTCAAGTGCAGCATGTGCAAAAAGGCCTGCATT AGTAAACACGAGGTGATCTTCCAGGGCAGCATGCACAGGCTGTGCAGCGAGGTGTGCTTCACGCGCTTCCGCTCCACCAACAAGCTGTCCATGAACAGCTGTCAGAGCTGCAACAACTACTGCTATGGCAAGGTCACCGTGCTGGTCATGCAGGGGGTCAATAAGACCTTCTGCAGCGCCGGCTGTGTCACCACCTTCAAACAG AAAGCTAAGAAGTCTGTGGCGTGTACTATGTGCCGCAACTTCCGCGCACCGGTGGAGATGGTCGACAGCGCCGACTCTGATGGCAAGCTGGAGATGTTCTGCTCTACTGGCTGTGTTACAGCCCACAAAGTACAGACCGTCAGCTCCTCAG GTGCTCAGGTAGAGTGCAACACCTGTGGTCAGAAGACGGTGCCCTCCTTCCACCTGGCCATGTCGGACGGCTCCATCCGGAACTTCTGCACCATGAACTGTGTCGTCACCTTTCAG GATCAGTTCAATAAGAGCAACTCCCAGAGCCAGATGAACGTGACCCCAGGCACAGGGACCACAGCTCCCCCCGCGGCCCCGGGCCAGACCAGGGACAGGGGATCCCAAGGGACCAGACTGCCCTGCTTCCAGTGCCACCGCCTCTTCTCCTCCAAGCCCGAGCTCATTCAGTTCAAG GATAAGATGGTATTCCTCTGTTCAGTAAATTGCTCCGAGGAATACAGAAAGATCAACTATGAGATGGCGCGCTGCGAGTACTGCAAGATTGAGAAGCCAGCCAAGGAGGTCAAGAGAATCAACAATAGGGACTACACCTTCTGCAGTGAAG GCTGTAAGCTGCTATACAAGCACGACCTGACCAAGCGCTGGGGGAAACACTGCAGAACCTGTGCCTACTGCGCCTCTACCGCGCAGGAGGCCGTCACGGGCCAGTACGGAGGCAAGGTGGAGGAGTTCTGCTCGGATGAGTGCAAGTCCCACTACACCCTGCTCTTCTGTCAG GTGGCCAAGTGTGACGCGTGCGAGCGCCAGGGGAAGCTGATTGAGACCCTGCCGATGCTGGGCGAGGTGAAGCACTTCTGCAACCTCCAGTGTCTGCTCGACTTCTGCAGCCTCCAGACCCAGGGCAAGCCCCAGGGCCAAAAGG TGGCCATCTCAATCGCTCAATCCCCCTCCAGTACTACCACTGCTACGAGCGTGTCTGATCCCGTCATCGCCAACGTAGTCTCACTAGCCAGCTCCCCCATTGGCCAGCCCAACTACACCACTGCTCTGCAAG GGACTGTTCCAAGAAGACATGTGAAGTATGTTGGAAAT GCCAGCACACAGACTCAGGCCCCTCGGGCCCCTCCACCCAAGGTTCAGAAGAACAAGGCACTACTCTGTAAACCTATGGTCCAGAACAAGGGCATCATGTGTAAACCCAACTTCACCACCTCAGGGTGCCAGACAG ATGACAATTTCCCCAAGGTGATCGTAGTGCCTGTCCCAGTACCGGTGTATGTTCCAGTCCCCATGAACCTGTACACCCAGTACGCCCCCCAGCCTGTTGGACTCCCCATACCG CTGCCCGTGCCCATGTTCCTGCCGGTGACTCTGGACAACGCTGAGCGCATCGTGGAGACCATCCAGGACATCAAGGAGAAGATCCCCTCTGACCCGTTTGAGGCAGACCTCATCCTCATGGCCGAGATGGTAGccgaggaggggagggagaagtcCCCGCAGCGACCCCCTGAAAGGCCAGCCCCAGCAGTACAAGATG ACCAGGGAAGCACCTACAGTGGAGACCTGGACACAGAAGAATTGAGTAACTTCCTCACCTCTTGGCACGACGAGCCACCTCCCACCCCCGGCGTCTCCTCACGCCACAGTCGACCCTATGCCCACGAGACGCTCCGACCCATCATGGACATCCACACCCCCatcacacccccacccccaatcATGGACATAGAGGCTGACTTCCCTGTCC AAACCCTGGAGCTGATGGCCCATTGGAGGGATCAGGAGAGGGATCGAAGTCCCagtcctccaccttctcctccacgACGAAGAGCCAGAAGGAAAGCTCGGGATGGCTTGCCACAGAAGAAAAAG AGGCGCAAGTCGAAAGCAGCAGAGACTGCGTCAGTGGTGGCGTCACTGGGTGAGGCGCAGAGTGACGTGGTGCCCGGCGAGCCCCCTAAACTGCAGCACATGTACGGGGTGGACGCCTGGAAGAGATGGGTCCAGTGGAGCAAGACCCAGCCTGACCTGGAGAAGCCTCGTTTTGGCT CGCGACCAATGGAGATTAAAGAGGATGTTTTAAAGTGCACTACAGCAGAGCTGGGCTACGGTCTCTGTCGGTTTATTTGTGAAGTCAAACGACCCAACGGAGAGTCCTACAGCCAGGACAGTCTGTTCTATCTCTGCCTCGGCATCCAGCAG TACTTATTTCAGAATGGGCGAATGGAGAACATATTCACTGATCTCTTCTATGGCAAGTTCACCCTGGAGATCACCAAGCTGCTGAAAGGCTTCAAACCTACCATAACAGCCAGTG gctACCTGCACTCGCGGGTGGAGGAGGAGTACCTGTGGGACTGTAAACAGCTGGGGGCCTACTCTCCCATCGTGCTGCTCAACACGCTGCTCTTCTTCTGCACCAAGTTCTTCCAGTTCAAGACGGTGGCCCAGCACCGCCAGCTCTCCTTCGCCCACGTTATGCGCTGCACCAAGTCCATCCACGACAACACCAAGTCCAACTTCCTGCGCTTCTACCCGCCCATCCCCAAGAAAGACCTAGCTACTGAGACAGCAG cgGATGTAGATGGTGTGGCAGCGAAGAGGAAAAGGGATgacgaggagaaagaggaggtgctggagatgatggaGAACAGTGAGAATCCCCTCCGCTGTCCTGTCCGATTGTACGAGTTCTACCTTTCCAAGTG ctcGGACTCGGTAAAGCAGCGCACTAACGTGTTCTTCCTGCTCCCGGAGCGCTCGTGCGTCCCCAACAGCCCCATGTGGTTCTCCTCCCAGGGCCTGGACGACCACACCTTGGACACCATGCTGACACGCATCCTCACCGTCAGGGAGATTCATCTGGGAGACCCCCAGAGGAACAAGCCCCAGTCCAAGGACCCTGAGTGGGTCCCCGACCAACACGACGACAACTCGGATTGA